One Rhodothermales bacterium DNA segment encodes these proteins:
- a CDS encoding choice-of-anchor B family protein, translated as MRLPHVYLCLLVALSSVATAQTRLHETPATGIAGFGASFVIDGDRIVATRSGLSTMFPEPPNQTGAVMVYEKQDGEWTQLASLTPEDVTVSDLFGTGLAVSGDWMAVSAPMADAGCGAVYVYRRAGDSWNEVQKLGLANCSSPQHLGQALVFMGDHLIAGAPEFGEGWGMLVVYARDAAGVWAEARRLEGGADEANTGFGTILAANDGNLFAGTPLAGGTGVVHHFAGAMGPGTRVAPADTTLRFFGTSVSATDAEVYVGAPGLSMQSNSRPAPGAVVALRAAGSAWQEAATLRMDAADVEALSIGISSDFGFGHAVQAVGNELWVSSLLSGNTVGSLFVYRREDASGAWMRTQQLLEPRLPGFASFGDRIAASSRLALAVAPRSDFGNGRIYLIERGTSDAWSITTHLADTGRMLTAITGERTECQDGKVGEFSCADVDLMAFLPVADVGGSAGDIVNDLWGWTDPETEREYVVIGHSFSTSFVDISDPENPRLLGTMPATEGSKPNAWRDVKVYANHAFVVADGTGQHGMQVFDLTQLRGLEGEPKTFAQTAHYDGVASAHNVVINEDTGFAFIVGANGGGTTCGGGLHMVDIRDPRNPKFAGCFNDQSSTVSGRGYSHDAQCVIYKGPDEAFIGREICFGSNETALSIADVTEKANPVPLATVSFPDVSYAHQGWLTDDHRYFYMNDEGDELANELEGTRTIIWDVTELEDPVLAGFYFGETKASDHNLYVRDNLLYESNYVSGLRIMDISNPVAPREVGYIDTVPWGQNDPGYAGSWSNYPYFKSGVIPVSSIKEGLFLVRYTQELVP; from the coding sequence ATGCGTCTCCCACACGTTTATCTATGCCTGCTTGTTGCCCTGTCGTCGGTTGCCACCGCGCAGACACGCCTCCATGAAACGCCTGCAACGGGCATCGCCGGCTTCGGCGCGTCCTTCGTCATCGACGGCGACCGGATCGTCGCCACCCGCTCGGGGCTCAGCACCATGTTTCCCGAGCCGCCGAATCAGACGGGGGCGGTGATGGTGTACGAAAAGCAGGATGGGGAGTGGACGCAGCTGGCCTCCCTCACCCCTGAGGATGTGACGGTGAGCGATCTCTTCGGGACCGGTCTGGCCGTTTCGGGCGACTGGATGGCGGTTTCCGCCCCGATGGCGGACGCCGGGTGCGGCGCCGTCTATGTCTACCGCCGCGCCGGCGACAGCTGGAATGAAGTGCAGAAACTGGGTCTGGCCAACTGCTCGTCGCCGCAGCACCTGGGCCAGGCGCTGGTGTTTATGGGCGACCATCTGATTGCCGGCGCGCCCGAGTTTGGCGAAGGCTGGGGGATGCTGGTTGTGTATGCGCGGGATGCGGCCGGCGTATGGGCGGAAGCCCGCCGGCTGGAAGGCGGGGCGGACGAGGCCAACACGGGTTTCGGGACGATCCTCGCGGCGAACGACGGAAATCTCTTTGCCGGCACGCCCCTGGCCGGGGGAACAGGCGTCGTGCATCACTTTGCGGGTGCGATGGGCCCGGGTACTCGGGTGGCGCCCGCGGATACAACCCTGCGATTCTTCGGGACAAGCGTGTCCGCAACCGATGCCGAAGTATACGTCGGGGCGCCCGGGTTGAGTATGCAATCGAATTCAAGGCCGGCGCCTGGCGCGGTGGTGGCGCTGCGCGCGGCCGGGTCCGCCTGGCAGGAGGCGGCTACTCTGCGCATGGATGCGGCCGACGTTGAGGCGCTGTCGATCGGCATTTCGAGCGACTTCGGGTTTGGCCACGCCGTGCAGGCGGTGGGCAACGAGTTGTGGGTAAGCTCGCTGCTGTCTGGCAACACCGTCGGCAGCCTGTTTGTGTATCGGCGCGAAGACGCCTCCGGGGCCTGGATGCGGACGCAGCAGCTGCTCGAGCCGCGCCTGCCGGGCTTCGCGTCATTCGGGGATCGGATCGCGGCATCCAGCCGGCTCGCGCTGGCCGTGGCGCCCCGGTCGGACTTTGGCAACGGGCGGATTTATCTGATCGAGCGCGGCACGTCGGACGCATGGAGCATCACCACCCACCTCGCCGACACGGGCCGGATGCTGACGGCGATTACGGGTGAGCGGACCGAGTGTCAGGACGGGAAGGTGGGCGAGTTTTCGTGCGCCGATGTGGATCTGATGGCCTTCCTGCCTGTCGCCGATGTGGGGGGAAGCGCCGGCGACATCGTGAACGACCTCTGGGGATGGACCGATCCCGAGACGGAGCGCGAATACGTGGTCATCGGTCACTCGTTCAGCACGTCGTTTGTCGACATCTCCGACCCTGAGAATCCGCGCCTGCTCGGGACGATGCCGGCCACCGAGGGCAGCAAGCCCAACGCCTGGCGCGATGTGAAGGTGTACGCCAACCACGCCTTTGTCGTGGCCGACGGCACCGGGCAACATGGCATGCAGGTGTTCGATCTCACCCAGCTCCGCGGCCTGGAGGGCGAGCCGAAGACATTCGCCCAGACAGCCCATTACGACGGCGTCGCGAGTGCGCACAACGTCGTCATCAACGAAGATACCGGCTTTGCGTTTATCGTAGGCGCCAACGGCGGCGGAACGACCTGCGGGGGTGGGTTGCACATGGTGGACATCCGGGATCCGCGTAACCCGAAATTCGCCGGTTGCTTCAACGATCAATCATCCACCGTAAGCGGCCGCGGCTACAGCCACGACGCGCAGTGCGTGATCTACAAGGGCCCCGACGAGGCCTTTATCGGCCGAGAGATCTGCTTTGGCTCCAACGAGACGGCGTTGTCGATCGCCGACGTGACGGAAAAAGCGAATCCGGTGCCTCTAGCCACGGTTTCGTTTCCCGATGTGTCCTATGCCCACCAGGGCTGGCTGACCGATGATCATCGCTACTTCTACATGAACGATGAGGGGGATGAGCTGGCGAACGAACTCGAAGGGACGCGAACGATCATCTGGGACGTGACCGAGCTGGAGGATCCCGTGCTGGCCGGCTTCTACTTCGGAGAGACGAAGGCGAGCGACCACAACCTCTACGTGCGGGACAATCTGCTGTATGAATCGAACTATGTAAGCGGGCTGCGCATCATGGATATCAGCAATCCGGTCGCGCCCCGCGAGGTCGGCTATATCGATACCGTGCCCTGGGGGCAGAACGACCCGGGGTATGCCGGCTCCTGGAGCAATTACCCGTATTTCAAGAGCGGCGTGATTCCGGTATCGAGCATCAAGGAGGGGCTGTTTCTGGTGAGATATACCCAGGAGCTTGTGCCGTGA